Below is a genomic region from Venturia canescens isolate UGA chromosome 1, ASM1945775v1, whole genome shotgun sequence.
tttttttatgtacaatacaaagaaaaagaaaaattttacattCCTTTTAAACGGTGTGGAAAATGATGTGGAGGAAAAATCCTGAGACGCCCTTTTCAAACTCTCATAATTTgcccttttttaaatattgtcAAGATGAAAGATTGTCactaaagatttttttttgtagattttATGTCCTCTCTAGGAGACAGTCTGATCGAAAAAGGTCTTTAGAATATTAGACTGAAAATTTGGTTCAAAACTTAAGATAATGAATTACActttcaaaatgaatttatttgttggtatttttcttctacttttgatgaaatatattgcaCCATATTTACTTGTCTGAAAGGAGCATGCGGGTCGGGTTCGGCTAAGATATAACGATAACCATCCTTGTTGAACGGATGCTCGAGCGGATAACCGTGAGCCGGTAATTTCGGAGTGGACATATCGGAACCTCGACCTTTTTTCCCCGGTCCCGCACCTGTCCCTTCGCCAGGGAATTTTCGCTTCGCATTCCGACCACGAAGTCCGGTTCCAAGAGGCGCTGGattcatttaaaattgaaaaaaaaagttaataccATGATAGAAGTATGAATCGGATTTAgtgaaaaataggaaaaaatgtattcctgTGACATTCGGAATGGCTCGGTGtatcaattcattttttatcgtgGACTCTGCAGAGTGAAAATtcagttttcgaattttatctgaaaaaccttttttcatttttgtgaatGAGTCAATGAAAATGtgtaaaaaatgatatttttcataaGTGTTatcaatatttgttttttcattattggTACATGAcagtttttctattttactaaaattaaatatttgtaAATCTATCGATCGGTTATCCGTTCTTACATACCTTGTTTGGTCATTACAATACATTTgagaagaaaacgaatgtgATAACAAGAATTTGCTAGACACAGTACTCGAGTGAATTGCGATAAGATAAGTGTTGGATAATGTCCTTGCAGGTATTTGAACTTTACTCATCTGGGATTGAAGCACGcggggaaaaaatattttgaaaaaaaaaataattctggtACAACAAAGAAAGAAGCAATAATTTGAATTCCTTACCAACATGCTGAATCCCCATTTCTGTGATTTTCAAATGGCCTCCTTTGATCATAGCCTCGTAATTCGGCTTTATCAGAACCAGGTCGGGGGTCGTCAAGCCAAACAATTGGCCATCTGTGTTGTTTTCATCCATGGTGAATAGTGTACCAACATCTTTGAGAAGCGCTCGGTGTATCTACGGAGCCAAGTGATCGCAATTTTCGCGATGAAAATTTGTAGAATTATAATGAATCATTAGATTGATTTCAGAGAAATTCTTCCGAATGCATCTCAAATTCGTCCGATTTTTTTAAGCAAAACAAACgtggacataaaaaaatataaattgaaaaatattcgaatatgACTACAGggataattgaaaattcacgTGTTAGAATTTGGTAAAAGATTAAGATGGTAAAGGTACGTGATCTATCAAGAAATATATAGTTCAACGGTCAAAACTCTGACAGTCTTCCTCTGTCACTTCCTATTCAacttgaataaataattgactTATTAATTggtattaaatttttatctaTGTGATAATACCGTAGCATGCCATGACTGAGTGACTCTGCGAGGCATTGTTGTCATGCTTTCCCAGTGACATTCTATGAAAGGAATGATATCTTTGTCCTTATGAAAGAATGTCCTAAGCTCTGGTTCTTTCTGTCCATCTTGAAGGAGATTCGCTATGGCTGTTACGCACATTTGAGGGAAAGctgaacaaaaataaagtatAGGATTTTGATATTGAACGTTTCCTATTGAAGGAGtaacaaatataaaaataattatgaattATGTTGGTTTAACTGCCAGTCTAATAattggttgaaaaaattcgtaattttttttactaattttgatttcaaatttgttttaaaataatttcagaATAATTGTTTATAtaagttcatgaaaaaatgatttgaaaactATTAGATAAAACGTTTCGATCGTTGTTTGTAGTAGACAGTGAAAGGTCTCAGTATTGTATTTCACAAATGTtccagagaaaaagaaaaaatcaatccaGTACGATTCATGTAAGATTGTAATATTAATACTTACGAGCTTGATTTTTCTTAAAGTTCTCTAAGCCAGTGGGTGAACAGTTTTTGCACATGAAAACATAGTTCATCATGAATGGAACAATATTCCCTAGCTGATACCCAATACAAGATTCATGGAACCATCGAGAACAACTGGCACATAAGAGTTCTGCTATATTGAGATTTCTATCCTTTCCACTGGAATTGGAgttatattattattgtaataGTCGTGTGTGAGTTTACAATATTACGGGGATAACACGAACAAAGTTAATTTCATACCAATAACAATTGGCAGAATCACTGCCGTTTCCTCTTCCATTTATTTTATCAACAATATTATCTTCagattttggttttggttttgttCTGTCTTCCAATTTgagcttcattttttcctcattcgaATGATTCTCTGGtatatcatttttatcatcgctGTTAATGAATAACCAATGAATTAATATTCAAATActgttgattttattttttttaatgtagctagaaaaaaatcatagtttgtcagaaatttttttgttctataCAAATTGGCTATCTCCAAAATCAATGCATAGAAAGCAATGGAGTAGGCAGTATATCAAATTTAGAAATAattgattctttgaaaaaggttgaattttttttagaaacaaGAGCAATTTCCAAAATAGGTATGGTTGATATTTGGCCAaagagaatagaaaaaaaaagaaaatgatggtTCAATGTGTTAAaaaagatatatttttttattttatcgatcTAAGTGtctttaaaaattatattcacAAATCGAAACAGTCAACAAAGAAAGAATTCGTTCGCGATTCGGTTTATTTACTCTGTGTTCGATTGCTTCATTGATTAGAATGGCAAATTTCatgtgacatttttttatttttatttctactgATTGAGAACAAATAAGATAAACGTGAGTGCTGAAAACAAATAGCTATTATTATCGTTGTTATTCTGGTAGGTGAAAACATAACCTTAAAGAGTAGGTTTTCGAGCTAAATGCTGAAACAACTCTAACATCTTCATTAAATTGGTTTGGGATACCGAATATTAAATCACAGTGCTACCTTTTAAGTTTCTCTTCGGACATTATTcgtgaataaacaaaattataaTATTCTAATTATAAAACCCCGAAAACAACGATTGTCGGTTGTGTGTTTTGTTGGACACTGAAAAATACAGATTCCACCGGGACAACTAATTTTTGGCCGAAGTTTTATTCTGCGACGAACGTCGAcgtcgaatgaaaataattcaagaaaCAACGAATTCGAAATATCAGAGGAAAGCCTAAAGTCGGGGTCTAGTTCCAAATGTCAATACAGATGTCGCTAGAGTTGTTTTCTTCGAAAGATTCGACGACAGagattttctcgattttgttGGTATTTGAATTCAAGAGTTGGTTTCGTGTTAAACGACACACACATTACAGTTCGACCAGAAACATTTCTACCAAAATTTAATTCTACCTGAACATCTATATCAAAATTCATCTACACCCAACAAATCAAGTTTCATATTTCTACCATGACCAAATACTAACCCTTAACAACTGCACcattaatttaattttgattGCACAGCTACCACATATCAACTCCACCAGAACATTTCTATTCGTAAATGTATAAACTGTAACGACtgtacatgaaaataaataattttaaaaatgtccaccagaaaatatttctactcCAAAAATGTTCTATCATATTACGTCACTACCTCACTTTTTTTGGTGAAGCAGTTTTCcaggttaaaaataaaaaaaatattaattgaaatttgataaaaataccttaatatataaatattaatatataaAGCACCTAACGCACGGTCCTAAAGCCATGGGGTTGTCGGCAAGCGAAGACGGACAGTCAGTAAATCTACTCCATAGCGGATAGTTTGACACAGTTCCGAGCTCGATACAGTTTCTGTATCACTTTGAAGTCGCGCAGGCAAGATTCCATGCAGATAAGTCGGAGTTGCAAACGCTGCACGCTAAGCAATGCACGCAACGCGTATAACCGCAGCTATGTACAGcattacgaatagtttttactaGTCAAATGCTAAAACAATAGGACGCGAGCAACCGACCACGCGTGCACGCACGCGGGCACACTCGATTCTCTATGAAACGGTGGTACAGGTTTTGTCACTACAATTGTTTCTGTTACTCGACATATTGGCTTATCCATTTGCGCAAAAACGGTTTTCTGGGGAAAAAACCTAGGGAAGAGTAGGCAAAGAAGAAAATAGGGAtatgttttttcgtttatgttaattttcgtattcaatcggtcgtacaattaaataacgaatttttaatataacgcgTCAgtataaagttaaatttttggtgaataaaaactcaagttcattcacgaaaaaaagtccAGCGGAAATATAACTTTGTGATAATGAATCGCGATTACGATTTTCTGCGATACGGTGAAGTGATAATAAAAGTTGAAGGTGAAGTGATAAATTCCAAACATgggaggacgaaaaaacattggaagaaaagtgtgttgaaaatatgtggAAAGTTCTTTATGATCAGAACCATGGAGCAGGATAAGAGAATCGTAGAGGTAGAGGGAGAGCGAAAGGATCGTAGAGGAAgacggagagggagaggatcGTCGAGGAAAACGGGGAGATCGCAAGGATCGCGGGAGAAAAAGgtaggaagaagatcgaggcccGTTCCTGTAACCGTGAGTAActacaccaacgatttttttttaatatgagtgcgcgaaatatgaaaaatgattttcatgttacaAATGTAGACATTCTACAGATTGAATGATCAAAACACGTGAACGTCAGGATGACGTTTATAGATATTTCatggaagtatttttttcaaataatgaaccgttagatataatattttcatattatttattttcatgatacagTCGTTGCGATTTATAGATTTACGAATAGAATGTTTTGCAGAATTGATATGTGGTAGTTGTGCAATCAAATTTCGGTTGAAATGTTTCTGGTAAAGATGCAAATGTGTCTTTAC
It encodes:
- the ash2 gene encoding set1/Ash2 histone methyltransferase complex subunit ASH2; translation: MSEEKLKSDDKNDIPENHSNEEKMKLKLEDRTKPKPKSEDNIVDKINGRGNGSDSANCYCGKDRNLNIAELLCASCSRWFHESCIGYQLGNIVPFMMNYVFMCKNCSPTGLENFKKNQAPFPQMCVTAIANLLQDGQKEPELRTFFHKDKDIIPFIECHWESMTTMPRRVTQSWHATIHRALLKDVGTLFTMDENNTDGQLFGLTTPDLVLIKPNYEAMIKGGHLKITEMGIQHVAPLGTGLRGRNAKRKFPGEGTGAGPGKKGRGSDMSTPKLPAHGYPLEHPFNKDGYRYILAEPDPHAPFRQEFDESSDWAGKPIPGWLYRALSPSTVLLALHDRAPQLRVSEDRLAVTGEKGYCMIRATHCVNRGAWYWEATIEEMPEGSATRLGWGQEYANLQAPLGYDKFGYSWRSRKGTKFHESRGKHFSSGYGEGDTLGFLIILPDTYDATHIPNTYKDRPLVKFKSHLYYEEKDQVPEALKALKPLSDSKIIFFKNGLSQGNAFIDLNRGAYFPTISIHKSATVSVNFGPNFKYAPNDLSYRGMCEKAEEAMSEQSMADMLYLSENEGKLRLDTFSL